The genome window GACGCGCTTGGTGATACAGGAGCCAAAGATCGAACGGGCATCGTTTGGCCCATAGGCCTTTTCGACCTGACCCGTGTCCTGGGTAACGAACAGCGCTTCGACACCCGCTCCGGCGGCGACGTTAGCAATGTTCATGATCTGCTCCATGCGGCCCATCCGCACGAATTCATCAAGAACCAGCAGGATCGGGGCCTTGACCTTGCGCCGCCCGTCCTGACGCACGACCGTGCCCAGGACAAGGTTGATGAACAGGCGCATGAAGATCGCTTGCTTGTCCACCTGGTCGAGAGGCACCGCGATGAAGAGATCGACCCGATCATCGAGAAGATCATCCATGCGGAAGCTGGACCCAGCCAGGAAACGGCGCATGTTGTCGGACTGCATCCACTCAAAAGCTTTTGAGACCGCTGTCTGAATCGACCCGCGTTCTCTGTCTCCCGCGCGCAGAATGGTGGCAGCGGTCTGAGCCGGGCGGTGGCCGACAAGGTCGGCGTTTTCGGCCCAGGCCTCAAGCGTGCCGTCGAGGTTTGCTGACAGAAGCAGATCGGCGACGGCGATCAGATTGCGCCGGTTGGGTTCTTCCTGGGTCACGATCACTTCGATCGCCGCCGCGACCAGCTGGCGGGCCATTTCCGAAAAATGTGCCCCGTCGCCTTGTTCCGGTTTGACCAAGCCGTCCGCAACCAGGGCCACGTCGCGCGCCAGCTCGTGGGGCCGGATGTAGTCGAGCGGGTTGAACTGATCCTTTCCATCCTCGACGAGGCCGAAAGGGTTGAGGACGGCCACCTTACGCCCGAGCTCTTCGCGGTGGCGGCGCGTGACGGCGAAATTCTCGCCCTTGATGTCCAGGACGACGACCGGCCCCTGGTGATCAAGGATCGCCGGGATCACGGCGCTGACGCCCTTGCCGCCGCGTGTTCCGGAGACGACGAGGTGATGCCCGCCACGCCAGCCCTTCGCATCGTTCTTGATGTAGCGCAGGAGCTTGCCCTTGTGCAGGGCGAGGGGCAGGCCGGTCTTGTTGCGCTTCAGCTGGGCCACGTCACGCGGGTCCATCCATCCCGCTTGCCATGGGCCGGTGCGGGATTTGCGGTTGCGGCCAATGCGCGGATTGAAGATCGCCATCAGCGGGGTGCTGACAGCGACAGCCACTCCAAAGGCCCCAAGCGCGAAGGAGATCGCCATGGCCTGTTTCTGGGGATCAGAATACCGCGCCAGCCCCTTGAGCCCTTCCCAAATGGCACGGGGGAGGG of Marivivens aquimaris contains these proteins:
- a CDS encoding type IV secretory system conjugative DNA transfer family protein, whose translation is MSFVLEARHWVIMIGTVIVAAAALILAPQAVAIYPVTTYAFPIIAVATILDTLGTTAERHRTPLKLLAWVCLCVAVLTALTPLRGPLSDILATVQAWTGAGWPLPRAIWEGLKGLARYSDPQKQAMAISFALGAFGVAVAVSTPLMAIFNPRIGRNRKSRTGPWQAGWMDPRDVAQLKRNKTGLPLALHKGKLLRYIKNDAKGWRGGHHLVVSGTRGGKGVSAVIPAILDHQGPVVVLDIKGENFAVTRRHREELGRKVAVLNPFGLVEDGKDQFNPLDYIRPHELARDVALVADGLVKPEQGDGAHFSEMARQLVAAAIEVIVTQEEPNRRNLIAVADLLLSANLDGTLEAWAENADLVGHRPAQTAATILRAGDRERGSIQTAVSKAFEWMQSDNMRRFLAGSSFRMDDLLDDRVDLFIAVPLDQVDKQAIFMRLFINLVLGTVVRQDGRRKVKAPILLVLDEFVRMGRMEQIMNIANVAAGAGVEALFVTQDTGQVEKAYGPNDARSIFGSCITKRVFNLNDIETAEWAARHLGESTVYSQQIREGKAPNEGRDFSYSEQRQKLMTAEQITGMKADDLLLLVGNRNPLKAKQNLYFKSKTYRGRFDQNPLN